ATCAAGATGAGGATTCTCCAGCTCCAGGTCATGGTGAGGGGCTGTGCTCTCAGAGCTACTGTAGTGGAGAGGTGCCATTGTTGGGGAATGCTCTCAGGCCACAGGCATCCTCATATCTAACCTTGCGGTACCTCAGATCATTTGCATATTCATGAGGCAGCGTATCCCATACTCAAAACCAGACCCATCAAGATAAGGAGCAGATAGACATCATAGGGACCATGGTCAGTAGGACGTTGAGAACCCAAGTCATAATCTTTGTTTGAGGTCATGTATACCCTGCCAGCTCCCTGAACTGTGTGCCGAACTTCTCCCACTAAGGGAAAAGAACCCACAGGAAATTATCCTCATTTTGGAACCAACTTTGAATGACAGAGAGACCGTCTGAACCTGTTCTTGGCTCTAAAACCTGGATGTTTTATACCTGGATCAGTGTGTCTCCAAAATGCTGCATCCAATGAGCAAATAATGCATTCAGTCCTCCATCTCTTTACAGTTAAGATATCTAAAAGCCCTGGAATATCATCCTTTTCAAATGTGCTTTTCATTGCTTGGAGTTTGGTAAATGTTCCTGATAGAACAGGATATTTACACACCCTTTAGCACTGCTTGTCCTAcccatatttaaattattttctggaaaaggaGACCCCAGTTTCTGAGAGGAAAGACTTCCCCAGACCCCTGTGCACCTGCTCCTGGGGCAGCAGCCCTCTGCTGTGGGGTCCTGAGTATTCCCAGCAGCTGACACCACAGCCCTGAAAGCAGGACCCTGTCTGGGCTCACAGGGTATTTACTGCAGTGTCTCTACTCCAGGATTacaggggaaggaaagcagaataTGCTACCCCACGTGTGCCCTTGGATTAAATGTACTTGAGAAATAACCTGTACAGAGACACGCTGATCTCCTCTGTCCCCCTGAAAGCTGGACATGAGTCTCCTATGGGAAAGGCACCCTCCTTGGACCAGGATGAGACAGACGTCCTTAGCACCAGAAATGGGAGTTTAAGGCTCAGAAGACTGCACAAATGCACCTTACTTCCTCACTAACTTGAATTTGTTAGTTTATGTTTCCAGAACAGAAATGTCACACACAAAAAGCCAGAGTGGAGGAGATGAGTATCCTCCTGGATTGGATGAAATATCTTCTCACAAGAGCTTGATGTTGTGTGTAGAGGGTCTTCATGGGTCTCCTTCAAGGTCAGCAGTGCTGTTGGGGCCTGGGAGCACTCTGGTGACAGCAACAGTGTGCCATCCTCCAGCCTGTACTCAGGGTCATGNNNNNNNNNNNNNNNNNNNNNNNNNNNNNNNNNNNNNNNNNNNNNNNNNNNNNNNNNNNNNNNNNNNNNNNNNNNNNNNNNNNNNNNNNNNNNNNNNNNNNNNNNNNNNNNNNNNNNNNNNNNNNNNNNNNNNNNNNNNNNNNNNNNNNNNNNNNNNNNNNNNNNNNNNNNNNNNNNNNNNNNNNNNNNNNNNNNNNNNNNNNNNNNNNNNNNNNNNNNNNNNNNNNNNNNNNNNNNNNNNNNNNNNNNNNNNNNNNNNNNNNNNNNNNNNNNNNNNNNNNNNNNNNNNNNNNNNNNNNNNNNNNNNNNNNNNNNNNNNNNNNNNNNNNNNNNNNNNNNNNNNNNNNNNNNNNNNNNNNNNNNNNNNNNNNNNNNNNNNNNNNNNNNNNNNNNNNNNNNNNNNNNNNNNNNNNNNNNNNNNNNNNNNNNNNNNNNNNNNNNNNNNNNNNNNNNNNNNNNNNNNNNNNNNNNNNNNNNNNNNNNNNNNNNNNNNNNNNNNNtttgggacttcatcaaaatcaaaagcttctgcacagcaaaggaaacagtcaaaaaaacaaagaggcaacccacggaatgggagaagatatttgcaaatgacagtacagacaaaaggttgatatccaggatctataaagaactcctcaaactcaacacacacaaaacagacaatcatataaaaaaatgggcacaagatatgaacagaaacttctccaatgaagacatacaaatggctatcagacacatgaaaaaatgtacatcatcactacccatcagggagattcaaattaaacccacattgagatatcactttacaccagttagaacggccaaaattagcaatacaggaaacaacatgtgttggagaggatgtggacaaaggggaaccctcttccactgttggtgggaatgcaagttggtgcagcctttttggagaacagtgtggagattcctcaagaaattaaaaatagagcttccctatgaccctgcaattgcactcctgggtatttaccccaaagatacagatgtcgtgaaaagaagggccatctgtaccccaatgtttatagcagcaatggccacagtcgccaaactgtggaaagaacgcagatgcccttcagcggacaaatggataaggaagatgtggtccatatacactttggagtattgtgcctccatcagaaaggatggatacccaacttttgtagcaacatgggcggaactggaagagattatgctgagtgaaataagttaagcagagagagtcaattatcatatggtttcacttatttgtggagcataacaaataaaatggaggacatggggagttagagaggagaagggagttgagggaaattggaaggggaggtgaaccatgagggactatagactctgaaaaacaatctgagggttttgaaggggcgtggggtgggaggttggggtaccatgtggtgggtattatagagggcatggattgcatggagcactgggtgtggtgaaaaaataataatactgttatgctgaaaagaaataaaaattaaataaaaaaataggcagaagaaaaaaaataaaaataaatggacagaagacatgaacagactcttctgcaatgaagacatataaTTGGCTATCAtacacacgaaaaaatgttcatcatcattagccatcagggagattcaaattaaaagcacattgagatatcaccttacaccagttagaatggccaaaattagcaagacaggaaacaacgtgtgttggagaggatgtggagaaaggggaaccctcttacactgttggtgggaatgcaagttggtgcagccactttggagaacagtatggagattcctcaaaaattaaaaatagaacttccctatgaccctgccactgcactcctgggtatttaccccaaagatacagatgttgtgaaaagaagggccatctgtaccccaatgtttatagcagcaatggccacggtcgccaaactgtagagggatgcccttcaacggacgaatggataaggaagatgtggtccatatacactatggagtattatgcctccatcagaaaggatgaatacccaacttttgtagcaacatggctGGAACTCGAAGggattgtgctgagtgaagtaagtcaagcagagagagtcaattatcatatggtctcacttatttgtggggtataagaaataacacagaggacatggggagatggagaggagaagggagttgagggaaattagagcgggagatgaaccatgagtgactatggactctgaaaaacaaactgagggttttgattgggcgggggatgggagattgcaggaaccaggtggtggataatatggagggcacgtattgcatggagtactggttgtggtgcataatcaatgaattctgttacactgaaaagaaataaaaaattcacacacacacatacacacacacacacacacacacacacacacacaagcattgCATATAAACAACACAATAAAGGATAAACAAGTAATGTAGGTGCCTTGAGTGTTTCCAGTAATGAACACGTCAAGAGGAACCTACCCTCACAATCAGATGGAGAGTCACCGAAACCCACATTCTTGGTTTCATGATGGGAACATGGGGTAACAACATTATGTCCAGTGACTGAGTGGCACAGCTCATGGCAATCAGCATAACACAACTCTGTAAAATGATGTTAATACTCAAATCCCATCAGTTATCACTGCCACAAACTCTGAAAACTCTGCCAGAAAAAATGCTTGGGTTCATGCTTCACTAATGACTCCATGTGTGCCAGCTGGTGTTACAGTGTACATGAACTGGGTGGTTTTAAACATTAGACACacattcctcacagttctggagtctgggaagtGCCATATCAAGGTGCAGGCAGATTTGGTGTCCGGAGAGAACTCATGTCCTAGGTGGTCCTTTCTCTGTAAACTCACATGGGGCCAAGGGGCAGAAAGCTTTCCCAGTCCTGGTGTATAAGAGCTCTAATCCCATTATGAGACTGCACGCTCCTGACCTAAGTGCTTCCCTAAGTCACCACCCACTCATTCCATTAAATTGGTGTTAGGTTTCAACATAGTGATGGTAGAAATTAAACACATTGAGCTGATATTAGTAACTGAAGGATCAATTAATCTCTGCAGATGGAAGGCTCCTCCCAACCAGCCCCTCAACCTGAGCATTCTCATGGATCCTGCTGAAGCTTCTAGTCTCTGTGTGCACACAGGGTTCACAAGACCATCAGAACCTGCTGGTGACCTTGGGAAGTGGACATCTTTCACCTGAGACACTGGGTAAGACCCTTGTCCTCTACTCATAGCTTTCTTATTATTGTCTGCTTATATATTATCATTCATATTTTCAAGGGACTCAGATGGTCTTCTACACCTATTTATCATGTATattcctttttactcttttttgtaGTTGTTGCATGGAATTAGTCATGACATTGTatcttctgatgatttttttacTGGCACCAGAAGCCTCATTCCTCCATCTTCTCGTGCTCCATACATGGAAGTCTCCTAGGAAAGATTAGATTCTGTGCCCCTGGTGTTCCAGATTCCTATGGAATTTTCCAGCACTAACTCACagtatcacaataaaaaaaatcccttattttGTGTCCTTTCTAAGGTTTACTGGAGCATTTCTGACATGCTGGGAGGCATTCCCTGAAATCAACAGACACTTTGATGATGGAGGTGATTAATATTCCATATTCTCTTGTAAGTGTGTATCGTATCATCTGATTCACCAACTGTACCAAGCTTGTTTGAGGTCCCTCTGGCTCTGGATGGTGTCAGCTAAACAGAAACTGTGAGCATGTGGTCCACacaatgaccccccccccccactggggCCATTCTTCTCTGGCTTTGGCTTCATTATGGCCCTGTACCTGATGTCCAGCATGAACTTGATGATGGTGGCTCACAGCTTGTATACTGGGCTGTGTGATGTTGTGTTGTTGAGTCCAGCTGAAACTTTTACAGGCTTAGCAGGCTTACATCAGAATGTCCGTAATTGTCATTGAGGGAAAAGATTCATCAAGCAAGTGACTTCCTGCTCTTTGTGCATGGACATATAGTTTTCTCCTATTATAGCCAATGTTTCAATTCATAGATGTAAGAAGTAAGAACAAATCATAATTCTAGAGAGTCTCATTGGGGAAACTGCTTTATGGAAAGGAAGCCCCAAACTGTGCCAGGAAACATGCGTTTAATCTTCACTGCACCTGCTTCTGGTGTGGAAAGTGTATTGGTGGGTCTTGAGCGCCCCATGGTGACCTGAGTACCCCTTCTGACCTGAGCGCCCCTTGTCTCTTGAGCACCTTTTCGTGACCTGAGCTCCGGAAAGTGACCTGAGTTCCCCCTGGTGACCTGAGTGTCCCCTGGTGACCCGAGAGCTCCCTGGTGTCCTGAGCACCCCCTGGCGGATTCTGGGGCCACCTGCAGCCCCACCGCTCCTGTGTCCCTGCAGGGAGGTTTGTGTCTGGGCTCACTCTGACGTCTCCTCAGTGTGCCTCTAGCACAGTAATACACGGCCGTGTCCTCAGTGGTCATGGAACTCAGCTGCAGGGAGAACTGGTTCTTGGATGTGTCAGCAGTGATGGAGATGCGGCCCTGGAAAGCCGGGTTGTACCTTGTACTACCCGTCCAGTAGCCCATCCACTCCAGTGCTTTTCCAGGGCGCTGGCGGATCCAGTTCCAATAGTAACTGCTGGTGACGGAGCCCCCGGAGACAACACATGTGAGAGAGAGGGTCTGTGAGGGCTTCACCAGTCCTGGGCCTGACTCCTGAAGTGTAAGTTGAGACAAGACACCTGGGGACAAGGAGAGTCATGGTGAGTCTGTCCCATCCCACAGAAAGGCCACTGTCTATCCCAGAGTCCCCAGATCCTCACCCAGGGGagctgccagaaggcagaggagggaccACAGCAGCTGCATGGTTGCCTGCAGGATGGAGACCCAGCACACTGACCTCTGCCTGTGATGTCTATTTCTTCTGGGAGCACCCCAGGTGATTTGCATGTGGGTCCCTATGGAGGAGGGGAGGCATTAAAGATCCTGAACCCTGGTGACAGTCACCAGTTCTTGGTGTCCCCATGTTGAGTGGTGCGAGGACCCACAGAGCCTGGTCCTAGTGATTTATGCTCCAGTCCTTCCTGAACTGTTCTCTAGCATCAGTTGCTCGAGGTTTGTGCTGGAGCTGATGAACGTTTAGAAACCTTGTGAATGTTCCTTGTATTCCATTGCCAGGCTGTCCAACAGTGGGCTGCAAGTTCAACCTGCAGAAATACCTGTTCACAAACCTGGAGGACAGGCAGTTGTCCAGACTCCAGACCCTGACTGATTGCCCAGTTTGGGTCATTTGCTCCCACAAATGAGATATGGGGTCCCAGATGATGGCAATCCACCTACAAAAGGGATATTCAGAACTATACTCTAGCATTAACATAAGGAAACAAGCTCATCCGTGTGGAGGGCAAGGCAGAGAGATTGGGTGTTATGTggatattctttacttttttaaaatgttatttaaattcaattagccaagataaagtacattattagtttcagatgtagtgttgaGTAATTCATCATTGtgtacaacatccagtgctcatcacatcatgtgacCTCCtcaatgcccaccacccagttactccattgcccccacccacttcccttccctaaccctcagtttgttccctatagttcaGTGTAtttcatggcttgtctccctgtCTCAGGGCAtcccattcagtttcccctcccttcccctatgatcctctacttcttatattccacatatgcttgaagcatatgataattgtctttctttgattgacttctttcactcagggtaataccctctagttacatCCTCGGAACAGAAATCCGTATATACAACTGAGGCATTATCAAATATGACATCTGAGTCTAATGATGTATTATGTGTTGTTAACtgaattcaaacaaacaaaaaaaccccacctaaaATCCAACCTACATGGTCCTTtctccaccctgagcacagaTGGTTCTGGAAAAAACCCCTTAATCTGAGTTGGGAAGGGAAACTCTGGTGTTCCTTTTCCACACAATCTGAGACATGGAGATCCTAATACACAGGCACCTTCAGGGGTCCAAGCACCAGGGCCCACCCACCACCAACCAGAGCCCAATTGCtgatgggaaggaggagggtgaCAGGGAAGCTGGACAGGGGCTTAGGGGCAGTGTCTGGAGCGTCTTGGTTTTCACCTTGATTTCTACACAATGTGGACCTTACAGACAGGACCCTCCAGGTGCTCCAAAGACtttatgaattatgaatttatacaagaaaagtcatttttctctgttGCACATTCCCTCTTTCTGTCCTGctcctctgcttctgtctctcacATATGAAATGTAAACACATATATGTTTGTAGAGAACAGATTCTTATAAGGTTATAAACGACCAGGTTCACATTGTCTCCTGATATAATTTACAACTATTTCCTGCTTTCCTTGTGTACTTTATCCCTTCCATATTCATCTCATCTTCTCTGGGCATTTGTTCTTTAATATTGGCAAGTACTTTACATAATTAACAATGTCAAGTTCCCCTTTTACAGTTTGCCCTGAGGTGATAGGATGAGCCAAAAGAAGGAGGTCATATTCCTGATTCTCTGAACACCCACAGATTCCAGCAGACATGGTGGATGGGACGTCCTTGTCCACACAGGTAGGCCACAGCCTCTCAGATGTGATCTAGGACCTCATGTTGCAGTGCATGCAGGGGGCAAGGATGCTGCCAATCCTGCACCCCACTCTGCACCTGCAACAGGACACAGTGTTCTCACTGGGCTGTCTTGTGCTTGAGGAATGAGAGGTAACCTCTGGAGCAAACTGTGAGGGTCACATCCACACCCAGTCCTTCTGACTCACAGGGGTTTGCCATTAGAATTTATAAttcccctccccacacagaaCCAGCACACCAGGGTCACCATTGAGGGGCTACAGTACACAGATCTGTCTAAGGAGGAGATTGTAGGCATGCTCAGGGACAACAGTGACATCAGCTTGAAGACAGGGTTCCTACCATTTCCTGATCAAGTCTTGGACCCTCCTTTCCGGGCCACAGATCTGTTCCTTGGGTCCTTGCCATCTTGACCAATACCTGTCCTACTCTTAGTCCATCGTTTATCCAGGGTTATCTATGAAGTCGCTGGCAGAAGCACAGATCCGGGTGAAAGTGCTGCCTGAGGTCCAAGGGGCAGGTGTCAGGAGTGGAGATGACCAGCAGAATGGAGCCCCAGGAATAGACAGAACCAGAGCAGTCCTAGTGATGAGTGGTCTTATGGAACTGAGAGAGCTGACCCCCTCacctgtccctctgctgccccaCTTAGCAGGTGACCTGGAACAGTGTCCTCTGAGTCAGCTAACTTGACACTGCTCTTCCTCATCCAATTCTCAGGTCACCCTCCCCCACAGGCATGGGGTCACCAGGGCTCCCAGCTACAGTCCAATGATGGTCAGAGGATGACTGCTCCTGACTGTCTCAGGCACAGGACCAGGCTCACACCTGCTGGTGTCCACACTATGCCAGCAGCAGCAAGCACAGCCCAGAGTCCCTGCACTTTTTAGGCCTCCTCTTGCTGGTCATGAGCCCAGTGCCCAGACTCCCAGGCCAGGGGGGACACAGGCCCTGCCTATGCAGGTGTACTTTGTGTGAGGTCCTATTGTCCATGACCCTGAGTACAGGCTGGAGGATGGCACACTGTTGCTGTCACCGGAGTGCTCCCAGGCCCCAACAGCACTGCTGACCTTGAAGGAGACCCATGAGGACCCTCTACACACAACATCAAGCTCTTGTGAGGAGATATTTCATCCAATCCAGGAGGATACTCATCTCCTCCACTCTGGCTTTTTGTGTGTGACATTTCCGTTCTGGAAACATAAACTAACAAATTCAAGTTAATGAGGAAGTAAGGTGTGTTTATACAGTCTTCTAGGCCTTAAACTTCCATTTATGGTGCTAAGGACATCTGTCTCATCCTGGCCCAGGGAGGGTGCCTTTCCCATAGGAGACTCATGTCCAGCTTTCAGGGGGACAGAGGAGATCAGCGTGTCTCTGCAcaggccatttctttctttttttaataattaaaaaaatttttttgtaataacatataatgtgttattagccccaggggtacaggtctgtgaattgccgtgtttacacacttcacagcactcaccatagcacataccttccgcaagttcataaccccaccaccctctccctcccccctcccactggcaaccctcagtttgttttgtgacattaagagtctcttatggtttgtctccctcctgataccatcttgtttcatttattcttttcctactctcaAACCCTCCACATcgcatctccccttcctcatatcagggagattatatgatagttgtctttctccagtgacttatttcgctaagcttaataccatctagttccatccacgtcatcacaaatggcaaggtttcatttcttgtgatggctgcatagtattccactttatatatacaccatatcttccttatccattcatctgttgatagacatctgggttctttccatagtttggctattgtggacagtgctgctataaacatttaggtgcacgtgccctttcagatcactacatttgtgtctttagggtaaatacccagtagtgcaattgctgggtcatagggtagctgtattttcaactttttgaggaacctccatgctgttttccagagtggttgcaccagcttgcattcccaccaacagtgtaggagggttcctctttcaaGGACCATTTTgtacctaaggatacatccagactgaaagtgaagggatggagaacgatctttcatgccaatgagcctcaaaagaaagctgaggtagcgattctcatatcagataaattagattttaaactaaagactgtagtcagagatacagaaggacactacatcatttttaaagggtctatccaccaagaagatttaacaattgtaaatatttctgcccctaatacaggagcagccaactacataagacaactgtaaatgaagataaaaagtGATATTGCtctgaatacattaatagtaggagatcttaacatgccactctcagtaatagatcatccaagcagaaaatcaataaaaagacaagagcattgaatgacacattggaccagatggacctcatagatgtatacagaacattccaccctaaaacaacagaacactaattcttctcaagtgcacatggaaccttctccagagtagaccacatactgggtcacaaatcaggactcaactgataccaaaagatggagatgattccctgcatattatcagatcaaaatgctttgaaactggagctcaaccacaaggaaaagttcagaaggaattcaaacacctggaagctaaagaccaccttgatTGAGGTGGTCAACCAGaaagtcaaagaagaacttaaacaattcatggaaagcaaagaaaatgaagacactttggtcccaaacctatgggatacagcaaaggcagtcataagggcaaatacatagccatccaagcctccctcaaaaaattgaaaaatccagaatacaccatctatctttacactttaaagaattggagaatcaacaacaaattaaaccaactctacacacaagaagggaaacaATCAAGAGtggagcagagatcaatgagatagaaactagagatacagttagaatgcatcaatgaaactaaaaactgtgtttttgaaagaatcaataagatcaataaaccattgaccacactaatccaaaagaaaagagggaagacacaaattaataaaattatgaatgaaaagggaaagatcacaactaacaccaaggaaatagaaacaacaatcagaaattattatcaacagttgtatggcaacaaattaagcaatctagatgaaatagatgcattcctggaaaactataaacttccaaaattgaaccatgaagaaactgacaacatgaatagactgATACCTagcaatgagattgaagcagtgatcaaaaacctcccaaaaaacaagagcccacgacctgatggattccttggGGGAATTCTACCTACTTTCAAAGAAAGTTTCTcatgaaactgtttcaaaaaaattgaagcacaaggaaaactcccagactctttttatgaagccagcattatcctgatccccaaactaggctAAGACCCAACCGGAAAGAGAagttcagaccaatatccttgatgaatatgtaTGCTAAGATTGtgaacaagatcctagctaacaggatccaacaggacattaaaaagattatctaccatggccgggtgggatttatccctgggttggaaggatggttcaacatttgcaaaccaatcagtgtgatagaacaaattaataagagaagagagaagaaccacatagtcctctctactgatgcagaaaaaacatttgacaagatacagcatctgttcttgattaaaacacttcaaagtatagggtagagggaacattcctcaactccATAAAagttatctatgaaaaacccaaagcgaatatcatcctcaatgggaaaaagcttgcatccttcccattgagatcagg
This Mustela nigripes isolate SB6536 chromosome 13, MUSNIG.SB6536, whole genome shotgun sequence DNA region includes the following protein-coding sequences:
- the LOC131999471 gene encoding immunoglobulin gamma-1 heavy chain-like, with translation MQLLWSLLCLLAAPLGVLSQLTLQESGPGLVKPSQTLSLTCVVSGGSVTSSYYWNWIRQRPGKALEWMGYWTGSTRYNPAFQGRISITADTSKNQFSLQLSSMTTEDTAVYYCARGTLRRRQSEPRHKPPCRDTGAVGLQVAPESARGCSGHQGALGSPGDTQVTRGNSGHFPELRSRKGVYSLVQLMQSGAERGLPRVWICGTCPWASLAVDFASDCTWASSPSPVLGPPLAGDQQRLYLRPMDVPQLRLGLSWACADPPL